Proteins from one Bactrocera neohumeralis isolate Rockhampton chromosome 3, APGP_CSIRO_Bneo_wtdbg2-racon-allhic-juicebox.fasta_v2, whole genome shotgun sequence genomic window:
- the LOC126753068 gene encoding uncharacterized protein LOC126753068, with the protein MRRVVAPVSRWSVALLLMCVVRISPADAIVDAESCWNDSDACLIQATLHRVDEPPQSTGLVVQIDCQTKTAGENSRAPAYLLRPLESLLLDGCHTPLDVDTYGMEYLPYCGTVPQVYMERFHADTLQPFSCPAANNSVLEVEILRYHNNELATIGTDAFANLPRLRELYFVRNTLRHIARSAFDTLRVVERIYIAHEPLLALKDGDLFERTGVADLQLMHLKYITSDLFGHLPETLRQIVVTRTAFDDDTVVVSNPQLLRNISINDCTLKSFTLLESAQTSSVRYINLSGNALNAFRVDFLSDGSNTSIVAVETLDLSENQLTQLPLPWLSELRKLRHLLLRGNRLKMLSLPALISAIPALTSLDLRDNELTSLHDAAAVAALSWEQVRIQIDRNPWHCLWLLDFAHTHPDKFRVFQYAKYISQINVNGLQCVPVEVPTTADNVTESAPTVNEATTTQGPTMVRGIQIHGRNTGVVNASTYKLIYGGPWDTKRSQRAEALIIVFMLPVGVALLFLLLYMWINCQRVFHLSYYRSFGWPQRNIGRRFTSAERFDVVRQLPPTANALNDNTNNNEDYETPLNGIGSVCNCNNIGAATYANEKCNKPHHITYEELPTERPYKIYEEIIGDDGTDTETYAQPFYDHLSYTQPAKSDVTDST; encoded by the coding sequence ATGCGCCGTGTCGTTGCACCTGTGAGCCGATGGAGTGTGGCACTGCTGCTTATGTGTGTGGTGCGAATTTCACCTGCCGACGCCATAGTGGATGCTGAGAGCTGTTGGAATGACAGTGACGCGTGTCTCATACAAGCCACGCTGCACCGGGTGGATGAGCCACCTCAATCCACTGGTTTGGTGGTGCAAATCGATTGCCAAACAAAAACAGCTGGTGAAAACAGCCGCGCGCCCGCTTATCTATTGCGGCCACTGGAAAGTTTGCTGCTCGATGGCTGTCACACGCCGCTGGACGTCGACACTTACGGCATGGAGTACCTGCCTTACTGCGGCACCGTGCCGCAAGTCTATATGGAGCGTTTCCATGCAGATACGCTACAGCCTTTTAGCTGCCCAGCTGCGAACAACAGCGTGTTGGAGGTGGAGATTCTGCGCTATCACAATAATGAATTGGCCACCATAGGCACAGACGCGTTCGCGAATCTACCGCGTTTGCGGGAACTGTACTTCGTACGCAACACGTTGCGCCACATAGCGCGTTCTGCGTTTGATACGCTGCGCGTCGTGGAGCGCATTTACATCGCGCACGAACCCTTGTTGGCGCTCAAGGACGGCGATCTGTTCGAACGCACCGGCGTCGCAGATCTACAGCTGATGCATTTGAAATACATCACGTCCGACCTATTTGGCCATCTGCCCGAGACGCTGCGTCAAATAGTCGTCACACGCACCGCCTTCGATGACGACACCGTGGTGGTGAGTAACCCTCAGCTGCTGCGCAATATATCAATCAACGACTGCACCTTGAAATCGTTCACGCTGCTCGAGTCCGCACAAACAAGCAGCGTGCGTTACATCAACTTGAGTGGCAACGCGTTGAACGCATTTCGTGTGGATTTTCTCAGCGATGGCAGCAACACGTCGATTGTGGCCGTGGAAACGCTGGATTTGAGCGAAAATCAGTTGACGCAATTGCCGTTGCCATGGCTGAGTGAACTGAGAAAGCTGCGCCATTTACTGTTACGCGGAAATCGACTGAAGATGCTCTCATTGCCGGCGTTGATATCCGCCATACCGGCGCTGACGTCATTGGATTTGCGCGACAATGAGCTGACGTCACTGCACGATGCAGCGGCCGTGGCCGCCTTGAGTTGGGAGCAAGTGCGTATACAGATCGATCGAAATCCATGGCATTGCCTGTGGTTGCTCGACTTTGCGCACACACACCCCGACAAGTTCCGCGTCTTCCAGTACGCCAAATATATTTCCCAAATTAATGTGAACGGTTTGCAATGCGTGCCGGTGGAAGTGCCTACTACAGCGGACAATGTCACGGAAAGTGCGCCAACTGTGAATGAAGCAACCACCACACAAGGCCCGACGATGGTGCGGGGTATTCAAATTCATGGACGAAATACGGGTGTGGTGAACGCCTCCACCTACAAGTTAATCTACGGCGGTCCGTGGGATACTAAGCGCAGTCAACGCGCCGAGGCACTGATAATTGTGTTTATGCTGCCGGTGGGCGTGGCGCTACTATTTCTCTTACTCTATATGTGGATCAATTGTCAGAGGGTGTTCCACTTGTCGTACTATCGTTCCTTCGGTTGGCCACAACGTAATATCGGCAGGCGTTTTACGAGCGCGGAGCGTTTCGATGTGGTGCGCCAGCTGCCGCCCACCGCGAATGCCTTGAATGACAACACAAACAATAACGAAGACTACGAGACGCCTTTGAATGGCATCGGCTCCGTGTGCAACTGCAACAATATTGGCGCGGCCACATATGCCAATGAGAAATGCAACAAACCGCATCACATCACCTACGAAGAATTACCAACGGAGCGACCGTATAAAATCTACGAGGAGATAATTGGCGATGACGGCACAGACACCGAGACGTATGCGCAACCTTTTTACGATCACCTTTCGTACACGCAACCGGCCAAAAGCGATGTCACTGATTCCACATAA
- the LOC126754268 gene encoding intraflagellar transport protein 57 homolog: MQGEKVNSQESNNLPVTTFQSDDLLEKLKMLNYEKQLLNEYKMKPLSRFYFVKSFNPGEQFFMFTLICWWLCRKLGKEMDRPQEFDDPNTVIAKIVQMLEEMDVPVDFATNKLIRGAGPICLNVLDILATQATKVAQIAYNRPHIAQEDEVATDYLEDNAEIILEKLEDEQNAALSDDSDMEVNGGGAFKNLNWVNRTRRADRNHNIDLPDNNAATERFTDQQQWRQEFERVLPQLKVYVKADARDWRTHFSQIETLKASIDECSEDTQSQLKKLHSEFTFSLEKIESREKHLNNELQSFIRQFKEISIELSNVQHAQTQVQTDTEALMTQLNSVIQENDIKKSEMERRGQSMSDGSSVVNIKKAINKLKEDTAHLHLEVALLVHGIDQDIMRQAGSFTETDSGYETTTVKTF; this comes from the exons atgcaaggcGAAAAAGTTAATTCACAGGAGTCAAATAACTTGCCAGTGACGACATTTCAGTCGGATGATCTGCTGGAAAAGCTAAAAATGCTGAATTACGAGAAGCAACTATTGAATGAATACAAAATGAAGCCGCTCTCGCGTTTCTACTTTGTCAAATCTTTTAATCCAGGCGAACAGTTTTTCATGTTTACGCTGATTTGCTGGTGGCTGTGTCGAAAGCTGGGCAAAGAGATGGATCGGCCGCAGGAATTCGATGACCCCAACACAGTGATTGCCAAAATAGTTCAAATGCTGGAGGAAATG GATGTGCCAGTGGATTTCGCTACCAACAAGCTCATACGCGGCGCCGGTCCCATTTGCTTGAACGTTTTGGATATACtcgccacgcaagccaccaaagTGGCACAG ATAGCCTACAATCGGCCGCACATAGCACAGGAGGATGAGGTTGCGACAGATTACTTGGAGGATAATGCGGAAATCATATTGGAAAAGTTGGAAGATGAACAAAATGCCGCCCTGAGTGATGATAGCGATATGGAAGTGAATGGTGGTGGCGCTTTCAAAAATCTCAACTGGGTAAATCGTACAAGGCGCGCAGATCGCAATCACAACATCGATTTGCCTGACAATAACGCGGCCACGGAGCGCTTTACGGATCAGCAGCAATGGCGGCAGGAGTTCGAGCGTGTGCTGCCGCAACTGAAGGTTTACGTGAAAGCCGATGCACGCGATTGGCGCACACACTTCAGCCAAATTGAGACACTGAAGGCCAGCATAGATGAG TGCTCTGAGGACACACAATCGCAATTGAAAAAGTTGCACAGTGAATTCACCTTCAGTCTGGAGAAGATCGAAAGTCGGGAGAAGCATTTGAATAATGAGCTGCAGTCATTCATACGGCAATTCAAGGAAATCTCCATTGAGCTGTCCAATGTTCAGCATGCACAAACGCAAGTGCAGACTGACACCGAGGCGCTTATGACGCAATTGAATTCCGTTATACAAGAGAATGACATTAAGAAGAGTGAAATGGAGCGACGCGGTCAATCCATGTCCGATGGCA GTTCTGTGGTAAATATCAAGAAGGCGATAAATAAGCTCAAAGAGGATACGGCACACTTACATTTGGAGGTGGCGCTGTTGGTGCATGGCATCGATCAGGACATTATGCGTCAGGCAGGGAGTTTCACTGAAACAGATTCCGGCTATGAGACAACAACAGTGAAGACCTTTTAG